The following proteins are encoded in a genomic region of Oncorhynchus gorbuscha isolate QuinsamMale2020 ecotype Even-year linkage group LG11, OgorEven_v1.0, whole genome shotgun sequence:
- the memo1 gene encoding protein MEMO1 has product MSNRTVCREASHAGSWYAASGSQLNTQLEGWLSQAQSTISPARAIIAPHAGYSYCNGVWPAMMSFACAAHAYKQIDPSVTRRVFILGPSHHVPLSRCALSSAEVYKTPLYDLRIDQNVYADLWKTGMFERMSLQTDEEEHSIEMHLPYTAKAMESHKDELSIVPVLVGALSESKEQDYGKLLSRYLADPSNLFIISSDFCHWGQRFRYTYYDEAQGEIHRSIEHLDKMGMGIIETLDPMSFTNYLKKYHNTICGRHPIGVLLNAVSELRKSGTEMNFSFLDYAQSSQCRNWQDSSVSYAAGALIVH; this is encoded by the exons GCTCCCAGCTAAATACACAACTAGAAGGTTGGTTGTCTCAAGCACAATCCACGATCAGCCCCGCTAGAGCCATCATAGCACC GCATGCTGGATATTCCTA TTGTAATGGTGTCTGGCCTGCCATGATGTCATTTGCTTGTGCTGCGCACGCCTACAAACAAATAGACCCTTCTGTCAC TCGCAGGGTGTTCATCTTGGGTCCGTCTCACCATGTTCCTCTGTCCCGCTGTGCCCTGTCCTCTGCTGAGGTTTATAAAACACCTCTCTACGATCTCAGGATCGACCAGAATG TCTATGCTGACCTCTGGAAGACTGGGATGTTTGAGAGGATGAGTCTTCAGACAGACGAGGAGGAGCACAGCATTGAAATGCATCTGCCTTACACTGCTAAAGCCATGGAGAG TCATAAAGATGAGCTCAGCATTGTCCCGGTGCTGGTTGGAGCCCTCAGTGAGTCTAAAGAACAGGATTATGGGAAACTGCTCAGCAGGTATCTGGCTGATCCCTCCAACTTGTTCATCATCTCCTCTGACTTCTGCCACTGGG GCCAACGGTTCCGCTACACGTACTATGACGAGGCTCAAGGAGAGATCCACAGATCCATTGAACACCTTGATAAAATG GGTATGGGCATTATAGAAACACTGGACCCCATGTCCTTCACCAACTACTTGAAGAAATACCACAACACCATCTGTGGCCGTCATCCCATTGGAGTGCTGCTAAAT GCAGTGTCTGAGCTGAGGAAGAGTGGAACAGAGATGAACTTCTCCTTCCTGGACTATGCCCAGTCTTCCCAGTGCAGGAACTGGCAGGACAGCTCTGTTAGCTACGCAGCCGGGGCCCTCATTGTACATTGA